Proteins from a genomic interval of Clostridium sp. AN503:
- a CDS encoding TRAP transporter large permease: MIFVLVGAFLVLLFMGVPIAYILGLVALLGISQLGSISMITVVQKMFTGLNSFTLLAVPLFVLAANIMNRAKISEKLIQFCNGIVGRFPGGLAYANVLVSMLFAGISGSSQADTAGIGSILIPAMEKEGYRQETSVGVTAASSTIGIVIPPSIPMVVYASVAGASIGALFLGGVVPGILIGGGQMLVIYLGNKKYHYPKQPPMSLKAFAKLAVTCLPPVLTPVIIIGGVIGGICTATESAAVACIYAIILGVFVFKNLSLKDIKPLLYDTLRTSATSLFALATANALGQLLSYYNVGVLVQQMFADHFPYKWQFLLALIAFYLFLGTFMDAIPAMILFVPVLMPVATAFGITPVQLGLIIVITLAIGQVTPPYGLCLLIAGRISGMSVQKSFRAVLPYIAVSVIVVILIAFLPDVAFTLPKMMKPEWF, from the coding sequence ATGATTTTTGTGCTGGTAGGGGCCTTCCTTGTCCTTTTATTTATGGGGGTGCCAATTGCTTATATACTTGGGCTAGTAGCGTTGCTCGGAATCTCTCAGCTTGGTTCTATTTCCATGATTACCGTGGTACAGAAAATGTTTACGGGACTTAACAGTTTTACTCTGCTGGCTGTTCCCTTGTTTGTTTTGGCAGCCAATATCATGAACCGGGCTAAAATCAGTGAAAAGCTGATCCAGTTCTGCAATGGGATCGTAGGGAGGTTTCCGGGGGGACTGGCGTATGCCAATGTGCTGGTATCCATGTTATTTGCGGGGATTTCCGGTTCCTCCCAGGCTGACACGGCCGGTATTGGGTCCATATTGATTCCGGCAATGGAAAAGGAGGGCTATCGGCAGGAAACCTCGGTCGGGGTTACGGCTGCGTCCTCTACTATCGGCATTGTGATCCCGCCCTCCATTCCAATGGTCGTATATGCTTCCGTAGCCGGCGCGTCGATCGGAGCGTTGTTTCTGGGCGGCGTTGTCCCTGGAATATTAATCGGCGGGGGACAGATGCTTGTTATTTATCTGGGCAATAAAAAGTACCATTATCCCAAGCAGCCGCCCATGTCGTTGAAAGCATTTGCCAAACTGGCCGTAACCTGCCTGCCGCCGGTGCTGACACCGGTTATTATTATCGGCGGTGTGATCGGCGGGATATGCACGGCTACTGAGTCGGCCGCCGTTGCCTGTATTTATGCGATTATCCTTGGGGTATTTGTCTTTAAAAACTTAAGCTTAAAGGATATTAAGCCATTGCTTTACGACACGCTCCGGACCAGCGCCACCTCGCTGTTTGCCCTTGCGACTGCAAATGCATTAGGCCAGCTGCTCAGCTATTATAATGTGGGAGTCCTGGTGCAGCAGATGTTTGCTGATCATTTCCCCTATAAATGGCAGTTCCTTCTTGCCCTGATTGCATTCTATCTGTTTCTTGGCACATTTATGGATGCGATTCCGGCAATGATCCTGTTTGTTCCGGTCCTTATGCCGGTAGCGACAGCGTTTGGCATCACACCGGTTCAGTTAGGGCTTATTATTGTCATTACGCTGGCTATTGGACAGGTCACGCCTCCCTATGGGCTGTGTCTGCTGATTGCAGGGCGTATATCGGGGATGAGTGTGCAAAAGTCATTCCGGGCAGTGCTTCCCTATATTGCGGTATCCGTGATCGTAGTGATTTTGATCGCATTTTTGCCGGATGTTGCATTTACGCTTCCGAAAATGATGAAGCCTGAATGGTTTTAA
- a CDS encoding TRAP transporter small permease subunit translates to MKKICDMIEKGMYGVGMLAVAVFFICTTVQVCSRVFGFQAAFTEEVANTALAWCCFIGAAPMVRSNEHFRFTALTEKLKGKAFFLDEAACLFFVFVFNMFVAFYGILLVKQFSAWQMTTLPVSKGWCWLCVPVFGIAASMFSLENLTGHIKKPNRRSLTDAVDEAMKEVDL, encoded by the coding sequence ATGAAGAAAATATGCGACATGATAGAAAAGGGAATGTACGGTGTGGGAATGCTTGCGGTTGCCGTATTTTTTATCTGTACAACAGTCCAGGTATGTTCTCGGGTCTTTGGATTTCAGGCGGCATTTACGGAGGAGGTTGCCAATACTGCGTTGGCCTGGTGCTGCTTTATCGGCGCGGCTCCTATGGTGCGTTCCAATGAACATTTCCGTTTCACTGCATTGACGGAGAAATTAAAGGGGAAGGCGTTCTTTTTGGATGAAGCTGCGTGCCTGTTTTTCGTGTTTGTATTCAACATGTTTGTAGCTTTCTATGGAATTCTTCTTGTAAAACAGTTTTCAGCGTGGCAGATGACAACACTTCCGGTGAGCAAAGGCTGGTGCTGGCTTTGTGTACCTGTATTTGGCATTGCGGCATCCATGTTTTCACTGGAAAATTTGACAGGGCATATTAAGAAGCCAAACAGGCGCAGTCTGACAGATGCGGTTGATGAGGCCATGAAGGAGGTGGATTTATGA
- a CDS encoding TRAP transporter substrate-binding protein, with product MMKTATMKTATGIILTAAVLGALTGCTKMSETTAETAAMAAASDAPKGGADADTAAKAAIKLIGAHVNTTDSSYQAGFEAMKEKLEEISGETMTVEIHPNGELGGNEAELVEKMATGTVDMIVASPNFVATTGVKEADLFSIPFLYTGLEHWNAVVDGEVGQAISGRINAAGTLHSLGYWSCGTREYFGVKAIHTLEDLKNVKIRVQDSDAVRSVWSALGANPTTLAYNELYSGLQNNVIDAAENDLGNILLQKFYEAGPYVSLTDHDIATRMFLIGAQKYNGLTDEQRAWVDEAAEYACVEQRKFDQALNNEALEQIKANGGIVNEVDKESLIAACADARETAAEKLGAADLYQMVNEAAR from the coding sequence ATGATGAAAACAGCAACCATGAAAACAGCAACAGGAATTATTTTAACGGCAGCAGTTCTGGGAGCACTGACAGGGTGCACGAAGATGTCTGAGACGACAGCAGAAACAGCGGCAATGGCGGCTGCCTCAGATGCACCAAAGGGCGGAGCGGACGCGGACACTGCGGCTAAAGCCGCAATCAAACTAATTGGAGCCCATGTCAATACGACAGACAGCTCCTATCAGGCGGGATTTGAAGCGATGAAGGAAAAGCTGGAAGAGATTTCAGGCGAAACCATGACAGTCGAAATCCATCCCAATGGGGAACTTGGAGGGAATGAGGCGGAGCTGGTTGAGAAAATGGCTACGGGTACGGTCGATATGATCGTGGCTTCCCCCAATTTTGTCGCGACCACAGGGGTAAAGGAAGCGGATCTGTTCTCAATTCCTTTTCTTTACACAGGGCTGGAACACTGGAATGCGGTAGTTGACGGTGAGGTGGGACAGGCTATTTCTGGCAGGATCAATGCCGCAGGCACGCTTCATTCCCTGGGTTACTGGAGCTGTGGAACCAGAGAGTATTTCGGCGTGAAGGCAATCCATACGCTGGAGGATCTGAAAAATGTGAAAATCCGGGTCCAGGATTCCGATGCAGTGCGTTCTGTGTGGAGCGCGCTTGGAGCCAACCCCACTACACTGGCCTACAATGAGCTTTACAGCGGGCTGCAGAATAATGTCATTGACGCTGCGGAAAATGATCTCGGCAATATCCTTTTACAGAAGTTTTATGAAGCTGGTCCATATGTTTCGCTGACGGATCATGATATTGCCACAAGAATGTTTTTAATTGGGGCGCAGAAATATAATGGATTGACAGACGAGCAGAGAGCCTGGGTCGATGAAGCTGCCGAATATGCCTGTGTTGAGCAGAGGAAGTTTGATCAGGCATTGAACAATGAGGCGTTGGAGCAGATTAAGGCCAACGGCGGGATTGTCAATGAAGTGGACAAGGAGAGCCTGATTGCGGCGTGTGCGGATGCCAGGGAAACAGCAGCAGAAAAGCTTGGGGCCGCTGACCTGTATCAGATGGTGAATGAGGCAGCCCGCTAA